A genomic segment from Bradyrhizobium sp. CB1015 encodes:
- a CDS encoding transporter, giving the protein MTKAFIAVAFVAVASIPTKILADESGISFWIPGTFGSLAATPQQPGWTAAAIYYHTSVSAGGDVARAREIQIGRIPANLTATLNANVNANVDLGLSNATYVFATPVLGGQASASLIGIYGANTTSLNGLLTGTLSTPLGSIPFARFDSISDSVTAFGDVIPQFALRWNAGVNNYMTYVMGDIPVGAYQSPRLANIGLGHGAIDAGGGYTYFNPQTGHELSGVLGFTYNFKNTDTQYQSGVDMHFDWGASQFLSKQVQVGLVGYFYQQLGCDSGSGDRVGCFRSRVGGIGPQIGFIFPVGDKQGYLNFKGYKEFAAENRPEGWNAWVTFVISPAAPPPAVTPTKHVITK; this is encoded by the coding sequence ATGACAAAAGCGTTTATCGCTGTTGCGTTTGTGGCCGTCGCATCGATACCGACAAAGATCCTGGCCGACGAAAGCGGGATCAGCTTCTGGATTCCAGGCACATTCGGCAGCCTTGCTGCCACACCTCAGCAGCCGGGCTGGACGGCCGCCGCGATCTACTATCACACCTCGGTGTCCGCCGGTGGTGACGTGGCGCGTGCGCGCGAGATTCAGATCGGCCGAATTCCGGCGAACCTGACGGCGACGTTGAATGCGAACGTCAATGCGAACGTCGATCTCGGACTGTCGAATGCAACCTACGTCTTCGCGACGCCGGTGCTCGGCGGTCAGGCCTCGGCCAGCCTGATCGGAATCTACGGTGCCAACACCACTTCGCTCAACGGGTTGCTGACGGGGACGCTCTCAACGCCGCTGGGCTCGATTCCCTTCGCGCGCTTCGATTCGATCAGCGATTCCGTGACCGCCTTCGGCGATGTGATCCCGCAATTCGCATTGCGCTGGAACGCCGGTGTCAACAACTACATGACCTACGTCATGGGTGACATCCCGGTCGGGGCCTACCAGTCGCCCCGGCTCGCCAATATCGGGCTCGGACACGGCGCGATCGACGCGGGAGGCGGCTATACCTATTTCAATCCGCAGACCGGACATGAGCTGTCCGGCGTGCTCGGCTTCACCTACAATTTCAAGAACACCGATACACAGTATCAGAGTGGCGTGGACATGCACTTCGACTGGGGCGCGTCCCAGTTCCTGAGCAAGCAGGTGCAGGTGGGTCTCGTCGGCTATTTCTACCAGCAGCTCGGCTGCGACAGCGGATCCGGCGATCGCGTCGGCTGCTTCCGCTCGCGGGTGGGCGGGATCGGCCCGCAGATCGGGTTCATCTTCCCGGTCGGCGACAAACAGGGCTACCTGAACTTCAAGGGCTACAAGGAATTTGCCGCCGAAAATCGGCCCGAGGGCTGGAACGCGTGGGTGACGTTCGTGATTTCGCCGGCGGCACCGCCGCCCGCGGTGACGCCGACGAAGCACGTCATCACGAAGTGA